Proteins from a genomic interval of Schistocerca serialis cubense isolate TAMUIC-IGC-003099 chromosome 11, iqSchSeri2.2, whole genome shotgun sequence:
- the LOC126426525 gene encoding uncharacterized protein LOC126426525: MGAGKRKRVSAIVTDTPVKKALEEEQKGAKGKKSKALERKLKSQAKRALSQKESRSNGRMKLTKSTAVGLKRKKKPMEDDDDEDDDDDEEDEDSLCLRCLKPFSNSQRGAQWIQCTNCKRWAHQTCVKNEIRGLFYECYNCADPLDVDSD, from the coding sequence ATGGGAGCAGGGAAAAGGAAAAGAGTTTCTGCcatagtgacagacactccagTAAAAAAAGCCCTCGAGGAAGAACAAAAAGGTGCAAAAGGAAAGAAGTCGAAAGCATTGGAAAGAAAACTTAAATCACAGGCTAAAAGAGCACTTTCTCAAAAAGAAAGTAGGAGCAATGGTAGAATGAAATTAACTAAATCAACTGCAGTAGGCCTAAAACGCAAGAAGAAGCCAatggaagatgacgatgatgaagatgatgatgacgacgaggaAGATGAAGATTCACTGTGCCTAAGGTGTCTCAAGCCTTTTTCAAACAGTCAACGTGGAGCACAATGGATTCAGTGCACAAACTGCAAGCGTTGGGCTCATCAGACATGCGTCAAAAACGAAATCCGTGGACTATTTTATGAGTGTTACAACTGTGCTGATCCTTTGGATGTGGACAGTGATTAA